In [Limnothrix rosea] IAM M-220, one genomic interval encodes:
- the rplI gene encoding 50S ribosomal protein L9 — MSKRLQVVLNQDVRKLGTNGDLVEVAPGYARNYLLPQGIASLATPGILRQVEQRRAKEQERLAAELKEAEDRKVALKTVGKLTIRKQVGEDNLIFGTVTTQDVADTIKAMAGQDVDRRGITIPEINKTGNYQAQVKLHPEVTATVDFEVIAL, encoded by the coding sequence ATGAGTAAACGTTTACAGGTCGTCCTTAATCAGGATGTCCGCAAACTAGGCACTAACGGCGACCTCGTAGAAGTCGCTCCCGGTTATGCCCGCAACTACCTTCTTCCCCAAGGCATTGCTTCCCTCGCCACTCCCGGCATTTTGCGTCAAGTTGAGCAGCGTCGCGCCAAAGAACAAGAGCGTCTCGCAGCTGAACTGAAAGAAGCAGAAGATCGCAAAGTCGCCCTAAAAACCGTCGGTAAACTGACAATCCGTAAGCAAGTCGGCGAAGACAACCTCATCTTCGGTACCGTTACAACCCAAGACGTTGCCGACACCATTAAAGCAATGGCTGGTCAAGATGTTGATCGTCGCGGCATTACCATTCCTGAAATCAACAAAACAGGCAACTACCAAGCACAAGTTAAGCTTCACCCAGAAGTGACTGCAACTGTAGACTTTGAAGTTATTGCTCTTTAG
- the psaC gene encoding photosystem I iron-sulfur center protein PsaC: MSHSVKIYDTCIGCTQCVRACPLDVLEMVPWDGCKAGQIASSPRTEDCVGCKRCETACPTDFLSIRVYLGAETTRSMGLAY; this comes from the coding sequence ATGTCTCATAGCGTTAAAATTTACGACACCTGCATTGGCTGTACCCAGTGCGTCCGTGCTTGTCCTCTTGATGTCCTAGAGATGGTTCCCTGGGATGGCTGCAAAGCTGGTCAGATCGCCTCTTCTCCTCGCACAGAAGATTGCGTTGGCTGTAAGCGGTGCGAAACTGCTTGCCCCACTGACTTCCTCAGTATCCGAGTTTACCTTGGTGCCGAGACTACCCGCAGCATGGGTCTGGCTTACTAA